A single genomic interval of Rhodanobacteraceae bacterium harbors:
- a CDS encoding helix-turn-helix transcriptional regulator, which yields MNNRLRVLRAERNWSQAELADALGVSRQTINAIETGKYDPSLPLAFKIAGLFSAAIESIFIPDEEAP from the coding sequence ATGAACAACCGCCTGCGCGTATTGCGCGCCGAGCGCAACTGGTCACAGGCCGAACTGGCCGATGCGCTTGGCGTGTCGCGGCAGACCATCAATGCCATCGAGACCGGCAAGTACGATCCGAGCTTGCCGCTCGCCTTCAAGATCGCGGGCCTGTTCAGTGCCGCGATCGAATCCATTTTCATCCCCGACGAGGAAGCGCCATGA